A genomic window from Rhodococcus sp. KBS0724 includes:
- a CDS encoding TetR/AcrR family transcriptional regulator, translating into MSGAATPKGAKRRQALVASAAELLLEGGFDAVRHRAVAARAGLPLASTTYYFDSLDDLIACAVELNGNADMDAVRARVAAVTQRRRGSESTVDLLVEVLLGEDEKRPESRERLIARYERFVACARHPALREVQLRLRAQLDEALTEALARSGRTSSEGQLRRLVAMVDGAMISALGEYDPDPRGLARGMLLESIDVMAPPA; encoded by the coding sequence TCTGCTGCTGAACTTTTGCTGGAGGGTGGATTCGACGCGGTTCGTCACCGCGCGGTCGCTGCCCGAGCCGGTCTTCCGCTGGCCTCGACTACCTATTACTTCGACTCACTCGACGATCTGATTGCGTGCGCCGTCGAGTTGAACGGCAATGCGGACATGGATGCCGTGCGGGCCCGCGTTGCCGCGGTGACTCAGCGTCGCCGGGGATCGGAATCCACCGTCGACCTCCTGGTGGAGGTTCTACTCGGCGAGGACGAGAAGCGGCCGGAGAGTCGGGAACGGTTGATCGCGCGATACGAGAGGTTTGTGGCGTGCGCCCGCCACCCGGCACTGCGTGAGGTGCAATTGCGACTGCGCGCGCAACTGGACGAGGCGCTCACCGAGGCATTGGCACGGTCAGGTCGCACCAGTTCCGAAGGGCAGTTGCGTCGCCTGGTCGCGATGGTCGACGGCGCCATGATCTCGGCACTGGGGGAGTACGACCCCGACCCGCGTGGGTTGGCGCGCGGAATGCTTCTCGAATCCATCGACGTGATGGCCCCACCTGCGTAG
- the purB gene encoding adenylosuccinate lyase, whose translation MSRIPNVLANRYASPELAALWSPEHKIVLERQLWVAVLRAQAELGIDIPADAIADYERVIDNVDLASIADRERVTRHDVKARIEEFNALAGHEQVHKGMTSRDLTENVEQLQIVRSLEHVYSHGIAVAARLGERAAEYSSIVMAGRSHNVAAQATTLGKRFASAADELLVGLTRLRELIDRYPLRGIKGPMGTAQDMLDLLDGDAAKLEQLETKVAEHLGFTKVLTSVGQIYPRSLDHDVISALVQVGAAPSSFAHTIRLMAGHELVTEGFQPGQVGSSAMPHKMNTRSCERVNGLQVILRGYGSMAAEMAGAQWNEGDVFCSVIRRVALPDAFFAIDGMFETFLTVLAEMGAYPAVIEKELTRYLPFLATTRVLMAAVRAGVGRETAHEAIKENAVAVALAMREEGKEPDLLDRLAADDRLPLDRAALDEALADKAAFIGAASAQVDAVVAEVQKLVDANPEAAAYAPSPIL comes from the coding sequence GTGAGCCGCATCCCGAATGTCCTTGCCAACCGTTACGCCAGCCCGGAGCTTGCAGCTCTGTGGTCTCCCGAGCACAAGATCGTGCTGGAACGACAGCTGTGGGTGGCGGTGTTGCGGGCACAGGCAGAGCTGGGCATCGACATTCCGGCCGACGCTATCGCCGACTACGAGCGGGTCATCGACAATGTCGACCTGGCTTCGATCGCGGATCGTGAGCGCGTCACCCGCCACGACGTGAAGGCTCGCATCGAGGAGTTCAACGCTCTCGCCGGTCACGAGCAGGTTCACAAGGGCATGACCAGCCGCGACCTCACCGAGAACGTCGAGCAGTTGCAGATCGTCCGCTCGCTCGAGCACGTCTACAGCCACGGCATCGCGGTCGCTGCCCGTCTGGGTGAGCGCGCTGCCGAGTACTCGTCCATCGTGATGGCCGGACGCTCACACAACGTCGCAGCTCAGGCGACCACGCTGGGTAAGCGTTTTGCTTCCGCGGCCGACGAACTGCTGGTCGGGTTGACCCGCCTGCGTGAGCTGATCGATCGTTACCCGCTGCGCGGAATCAAGGGTCCGATGGGCACGGCTCAGGACATGCTCGACCTCCTCGACGGTGATGCCGCGAAGCTCGAGCAGCTCGAGACGAAGGTTGCCGAGCACCTCGGATTCACCAAGGTTCTCACCAGCGTCGGTCAGATCTACCCGCGCTCGCTCGACCACGACGTCATCTCCGCACTCGTTCAGGTTGGCGCCGCACCGTCGTCGTTCGCCCACACCATCCGTCTGATGGCAGGCCACGAACTGGTTACAGAAGGCTTCCAGCCTGGCCAGGTCGGCAGCTCCGCGATGCCGCACAAGATGAACACCCGCTCGTGCGAGCGCGTCAACGGCCTGCAGGTCATCCTGCGCGGCTACGGCTCGATGGCTGCCGAGATGGCGGGCGCTCAGTGGAACGAAGGCGACGTCTTCTGCTCCGTAATCCGTCGTGTTGCGCTGCCTGACGCGTTCTTCGCGATCGACGGCATGTTCGAAACCTTCCTGACCGTGCTTGCAGAAATGGGCGCGTACCCAGCCGTCATCGAAAAGGAACTGACGCGTTACCTGCCGTTCCTCGCGACGACGCGCGTCCTCATGGCAGCAGTTCGCGCCGGTGTCGGACGCGAGACCGCGCACGAAGCCATCAAGGAGAACGCCGTCGCCGTGGCACTCGCGATGCGCGAAGAGGGCAAGGAACCCGATCTGCTCGACCGTCTCGCTGCGGACGACCGCCTTCCGCTGGACCGCGCCGCACTCGACGAGGCACTCGCGGACAAGGCGGCCTTCATCGGTGCCGCGTCGGCTCAGGTCGATGCCGTAGTGGCCGAGGTGCAGAAACTTGTCGACGCCAATCCGGAAGCTGCGGCATACGCGCCGTCGCCGATTCTGTAG
- a CDS encoding DUF1214 domain-containing protein — protein sequence MIGEMGPDAGNGGKTLVVGPGQSVDDTGEYTVVHSPMMHIMFGFRTLDPDPVRSGALVDAVRVFPHRERANPTPTRLVSPDGKPWTGIQPRDLKYWELLHAILQDEPVEERDRFPMAWLRQLGIEKGKPFAPDERVRKILERAIDVGEVFAQANAFVKRFPGSRYWPDRQWDLAIVLDNSAQRGDGYDEFFERASWFYEAVSFSEAMKSTTPGVGQAYLGSYSDADGQWLDGGQNYTLRVPADVPAKLFWSATVYTVDTRCLIDNEQGRGDRGSRAPDLVFNDDGSVDLYYGPSAPSGKESNWVQTIPGQHWFSYFRLYGPLEPYFDRSWKLGDITMVR from the coding sequence GTGATCGGTGAAATGGGCCCGGACGCAGGCAACGGTGGGAAGACTCTGGTAGTCGGTCCAGGCCAAAGTGTGGACGACACAGGTGAATACACGGTTGTGCACTCGCCGATGATGCACATCATGTTCGGCTTCCGCACACTCGATCCGGACCCGGTGCGTTCAGGTGCACTGGTCGACGCGGTTCGCGTGTTCCCGCATCGCGAGCGTGCGAACCCGACGCCGACGCGATTGGTCTCTCCGGATGGCAAGCCGTGGACGGGAATTCAACCTCGAGATCTGAAGTACTGGGAACTGCTGCACGCGATTCTGCAAGACGAACCTGTCGAAGAGCGTGACCGTTTCCCGATGGCCTGGCTCCGGCAGTTGGGGATCGAGAAAGGGAAACCGTTCGCTCCCGATGAGCGAGTAAGGAAGATCCTGGAGCGCGCCATCGATGTCGGGGAGGTGTTTGCTCAGGCCAATGCGTTTGTCAAACGGTTCCCCGGTTCGCGTTACTGGCCGGATCGGCAGTGGGACTTGGCAATTGTCCTCGACAATTCGGCTCAACGCGGGGACGGCTACGACGAGTTCTTCGAGCGCGCGTCGTGGTTCTACGAGGCGGTCAGTTTCTCCGAGGCGATGAAAAGTACGACGCCCGGGGTCGGCCAGGCGTACCTCGGCAGCTATTCCGATGCCGATGGTCAGTGGTTGGACGGCGGACAAAACTACACACTCCGCGTCCCCGCCGACGTTCCTGCGAAACTGTTCTGGTCGGCAACGGTGTACACAGTCGACACGCGTTGCCTGATCGACAACGAGCAGGGGCGAGGCGATCGAGGTTCGCGGGCTCCCGATCTCGTTTTCAACGACGACGGTTCGGTGGACCTCTATTACGGACCGAGCGCGCCGAGCGGGAAGGAATCCAATTGGGTTCAGACAATTCCCGGGCAGCACTGGTTTTCGTATTTCCGCTTGTACGGTCCGCTGGAACCCTATTTCGATCGAAGTTGGAAACTGGGAGATATCACAATGGTCCGATGA